In one Lachnospiraceae bacterium genomic region, the following are encoded:
- the rplS gene encoding 50S ribosomal protein L19, protein MNPDIIRQIENEQLKENIPQFAIGDTIRVYARIKEGNRERVQMFEGTVVKRQNGGIRENFTVRRVAYGVGTEKTWPLHSPVIEKIEVVRKGKVRRAKLNYLRDRVGKAAKVKEKI, encoded by the coding sequence ATGAATCCTGATATTATTCGTCAGATTGAGAATGAGCAGCTGAAAGAAAATATCCCTCAGTTTGCAATCGGTGATACGATTCGTGTATACGCACGTATTAAAGAGGGAAACAGAGAGCGTGTTCAGATGTTTGAGGGTACTGTAGTGAAGCGTCAGAATGGCGGCATCCGCGAGAACTTTACGGTTCGTCGTGTTGCTTATGGCGTTGGTACTGAAAAAACATGGCCTTTACATTCTCCTGTCATCGAGAAAATCGAGGTAGTAAGAAAAGGTAAGGTTCGCAGAGCGAAATTGAATTACCTTCGTGACAGAGTCGGCAAGGCAGCAAAGGTTAAAGAAAAAATCTGA
- the trmD gene encoding tRNA (guanosine(37)-N1)-methyltransferase TrmD: MKFVVLTLFPDMIKQAVAHSVLGRAIEKGLITVEAVDIRDYAHNKHNTVDDYPFGGGAGMVMQAPPVWEACEDVKRRFVSPAAPVIFMSPAGKTLTQQRVRKLAENEEIILLCGHYEGIDQRVLDEIVTDEISIGDYVLTGGELPALVVMDAVARMVDGVLGNEASAQEESFSGMWLEYPQYTRPREFHGKEVPEVLLSGHHANIEKWRMERAIETTLDKRPDMICEEKMGPQEKKIYKQVLAKRSLQKDEPVV; the protein is encoded by the coding sequence ATGAAATTTGTGGTATTAACATTATTTCCGGACATGATTAAGCAGGCGGTAGCGCATAGCGTGCTGGGGCGTGCCATCGAAAAAGGCCTGATTACGGTAGAAGCAGTTGATATCCGCGATTATGCCCATAATAAGCATAATACCGTGGATGATTATCCTTTTGGAGGAGGAGCGGGCATGGTGATGCAGGCCCCCCCCGTTTGGGAAGCCTGTGAAGATGTAAAACGCCGTTTTGTTTCGCCTGCGGCGCCTGTTATCTTTATGTCGCCGGCAGGAAAAACGCTGACGCAGCAGAGGGTGAGAAAGCTGGCGGAAAATGAGGAAATCATTCTGCTATGCGGGCATTATGAAGGGATTGACCAGCGGGTGCTGGATGAAATTGTGACGGATGAAATTTCAATTGGGGATTATGTGCTGACCGGAGGAGAGCTGCCGGCACTGGTTGTGATGGATGCGGTAGCCCGTATGGTAGACGGCGTTTTGGGAAATGAGGCCTCGGCTCAGGAGGAATCCTTTTCGGGAATGTGGCTGGAATATCCGCAGTATACCAGACCAAGAGAATTTCATGGGAAAGAGGTGCCGGAGGTACTGCTTTCCGGCCATCATGCCAATATTGAAAAATGGCGCATGGAACGGGCGATAGAGACCACGCTGGATAAGAGGCCGGATATGATATGCGAGGAAAAAATGGGCCCGCAGGAGAAAAAAATTTACAAGCAGGTTTTAGCAAAAAGAAGTTTACAAAAGGATGAGCCTGTGGTATAA
- the rimM gene encoding 16S rRNA processing protein RimM — MSSWFRVGIVSSAHGIKGAVKVFPTTEDPQRFLALKSVHYSATEEDRDIQRELSIERVQFFKNLVILSFKEVKDRNEAEAMRGGCLWISDEEALPLAEDEFYIRDFMGATVKEESGELLGEVEDILFTGSNEVLCVRETSGNELLIPVIHECIVSMDAEKSEIIVHLLKGLRT; from the coding sequence ATGAGTTCTTGGTTTCGGGTGGGCATAGTGAGTTCAGCGCATGGAATTAAAGGAGCCGTTAAGGTGTTTCCGACAACGGAGGATCCTCAGCGTTTTTTAGCGTTAAAATCGGTTCATTACAGCGCTACGGAGGAAGACAGGGATATCCAGCGGGAGCTGAGCATTGAAAGGGTACAGTTTTTTAAAAATCTTGTCATTTTAAGCTTTAAAGAAGTGAAGGACCGGAATGAGGCCGAAGCGATGCGGGGAGGCTGTCTGTGGATTTCGGATGAGGAAGCGCTTCCGCTGGCAGAAGATGAGTTTTATATTCGGGATTTCATGGGAGCTACGGTAAAGGAAGAGAGCGGAGAGCTGCTGGGAGAGGTAGAGGATATCTTATTCACTGGCAGCAATGAAGTGCTTTGCGTGCGGGAAACCAGCGGTAATGAGCTGCTCATTCCGGTGATCCATGAATGCATTGTATCGATGGATGCTGAAAAGAGTGAAATTATCGTCCATCTGTTAAAAGGGCTGCGTACATGA
- a CDS encoding KH domain-containing protein, producing MKKLVEIIAKSLVDHPEQVLVSEELNGDEQVITLKVAPEDMGKVIGKQGRIAKAIRTVVKAAAIKQDAKVSVEIMQ from the coding sequence GTGAAAAAGCTGGTTGAAATCATTGCAAAGTCCTTGGTTGACCATCCGGAACAAGTCCTTGTAAGTGAAGAGTTAAACGGCGATGAGCAAGTGATTACGCTTAAGGTTGCCCCTGAGGATATGGGAAAAGTGATTGGCAAGCAGGGCCGAATTGCGAAAGCAATCCGTACAGTCGTGAAAGCAGCTGCCATTAAGCAGGATGCAAAAGTTTCTGTAGAAATTATGCAGTAA
- the rpsP gene encoding 30S ribosomal protein S16, with protein MVKMRLKRMGSKGAPFYRIVIADARAPRDGRFVEEIGYYDPTKEPSVIKIDQELASKWLSQGAQPTETVKKLLKIAGVQ; from the coding sequence ATGGTAAAGATGAGACTGAAAAGAATGGGCTCTAAAGGAGCACCCTTCTATAGAATTGTCATTGCAGATGCTCGCGCACCCAGAGATGGTCGTTTCGTTGAGGAGATCGGTTATTATGATCCCACAAAAGAGCCCAGCGTGATCAAAATTGATCAGGAGCTTGCAAGCAAGTGGCTTTCTCAAGGAGCACAGCCTACTGAGACTGTAAAGAAGCTTCTCAAGATCGCCGGCGTGCAGTAA
- the ffh gene encoding signal recognition particle protein: MAFENLSDKLQGVFKKLRGKGVLTEKDLKEALREVKLALLEADVNFKVVKEFINKIQERAIGQDVMKSLTPGQQVVKIVNEEMIALMGSDEESALQYGSVSPTVMMMVGLQGAGKTTLAAKLAKMLKNRGKKPMLAACDVYRPAAIKQLQVLGEQIDVPVFEMGTETSPVLIAQKAIEKARDMGCNLVLLDTAGRLQIDEALMEELQTIKNTVNPSEILLVVDAMTGQEAVNVAKGFDEQLSITGVALTKLDGDTRGGAALSIRAVTGKPIKFSGVGEKLDDIEPFHSERMASRILGMGDVLTMIEKAQEAIDEEQAKELTQRVMSKDFNLEDFLTSMQQVKKMGSMSSLLGMLPGIGSKLKDVDIDESAIGRVEALIYSMTPEERRKPQILNASRKRRIVKGSGTTIQELNRLLKQFEQSKAMMKQFSGKKGKRRGLLSGLGGKNPFGF; this comes from the coding sequence ATGGCGTTTGAAAATTTGTCTGATAAGCTGCAAGGCGTTTTTAAGAAGCTGCGCGGTAAAGGCGTATTAACGGAAAAGGATTTGAAGGAGGCGCTGCGGGAGGTTAAGCTTGCGCTTCTGGAAGCCGATGTTAATTTTAAGGTTGTTAAGGAATTTATCAATAAGATTCAGGAACGGGCAATCGGCCAAGATGTGATGAAAAGCCTGACGCCGGGGCAGCAGGTTGTTAAGATCGTTAATGAAGAAATGATTGCCCTTATGGGCTCTGATGAGGAGTCAGCACTGCAGTATGGCAGCGTATCACCAACGGTTATGATGATGGTAGGCCTTCAGGGCGCCGGTAAGACCACGCTGGCTGCTAAGCTGGCGAAGATGCTGAAAAACAGAGGGAAAAAGCCCATGCTGGCGGCCTGCGATGTATACCGACCTGCAGCAATTAAACAGCTGCAGGTGTTGGGAGAACAAATCGATGTACCGGTATTTGAGATGGGAACGGAAACAAGTCCGGTCTTGATTGCGCAGAAGGCAATTGAAAAAGCGAGGGATATGGGCTGTAATTTAGTCCTGCTGGATACAGCGGGTCGTCTGCAGATCGATGAGGCCCTCATGGAAGAGCTTCAAACCATAAAAAATACGGTAAATCCTTCAGAGATATTGCTGGTAGTCGATGCAATGACGGGTCAGGAAGCGGTTAATGTTGCCAAAGGCTTTGATGAGCAGCTTTCCATTACCGGTGTAGCGCTGACTAAGCTGGACGGCGATACCCGAGGCGGTGCGGCGCTTTCGATCCGAGCAGTTACCGGAAAGCCAATCAAATTTTCCGGTGTTGGAGAAAAGCTGGATGATATTGAACCATTTCATTCAGAGCGGATGGCTTCTCGTATTTTAGGCATGGGCGATGTGCTGACCATGATTGAAAAAGCGCAGGAAGCGATCGATGAAGAGCAGGCCAAAGAGCTGACGCAGCGTGTAATGTCAAAGGATTTTAATTTAGAGGATTTTCTGACAAGCATGCAGCAGGTAAAAAAGATGGGAAGCATGAGTTCTCTTTTGGGAATGCTGCCGGGAATTGGCAGTAAGCTGAAGGATGTTGATATCGATGAAAGTGCGATCGGCAGAGTAGAGGCTCTCATTTATTCTATGACGCCGGAAGAACGGAGAAAGCCGCAGATTTTGAATGCGTCCCGCAAGCGGAGAATTGTGAAGGGATCGGGAACTACGATTCAGGAGCTGAACCGATTGCTGAAGCAGTTTGAGCAGTCAAAGGCGATGATGAAGCAGTTCAGTGGCAAAAAGGGAAAACGCAGAGGCCTGCTTTCAGGACTTGGCGGGAAAAATCCATTTGGATTCTAA
- a CDS encoding DNA-binding protein, with protein MINMDKRYEQTLLLDYYGELLTEKQRAICQMYLLEDWSLGEISEELNISRQGVSDALHRGLELLEKMERQLHMREKLFKVSKEIEKLEQQIEAEAPKEECLMQLQKLKNEIQIRS; from the coding sequence ATGATCAACATGGATAAGCGATATGAACAGACATTATTGCTGGATTATTACGGTGAATTGCTGACAGAAAAACAAAGAGCCATTTGTCAGATGTATTTGCTCGAGGACTGGTCGCTGGGAGAAATTTCAGAAGAGCTAAATATCAGCCGCCAAGGAGTAAGTGATGCGCTGCATCGTGGGTTAGAGCTGCTGGAAAAGATGGAGAGGCAGCTCCATATGAGAGAAAAATTATTTAAAGTTTCAAAAGAAATAGAAAAGCTGGAGCAGCAGATCGAAGCAGAGGCGCCGAAGGAAGAGTGCCTGATGCAGCTGCAGAAACTAAAAAATGAAATTCAGATTAGGAGCTGA
- a CDS encoding NAD(+)/NADH kinase: MIRKVLVYPNEKRDCAYCHTQKALSFLRSQGAETYVPSDMVEVVGAEPLQRKETLDLAIALGGDGTMIQAAHFLLGTGVPILGINLGTLGYLTEAEPGTLETSLQQVLEGRFQVESRLILEAEVTPFGHEEQKELLWAINDFVIHRNLLDGLLTIDTYVNDDFLAKFRADGVIVASPCGSTAYNFSAGGPILNPVADNLILTPLCSHAMMDRSIVLMGQDQLRFQIAASSKGKEALLSADGAQTISLSEGTWISVKKSKYTFPMVKLLQRSFYEVLQKKMRPL, from the coding sequence ATGATAAGGAAAGTATTGGTTTATCCGAATGAAAAAAGAGACTGTGCTTATTGCCATACACAAAAAGCGCTCTCTTTTTTAAGAAGTCAGGGCGCCGAGACTTATGTACCCTCAGACATGGTGGAAGTAGTAGGGGCCGAGCCCTTGCAGAGAAAAGAAACGCTTGATTTGGCGATCGCACTGGGCGGAGATGGCACGATGATTCAGGCGGCACATTTTCTTTTGGGAACGGGAGTGCCGATCCTGGGGATCAACCTGGGAACGCTGGGCTATCTGACGGAGGCAGAGCCGGGAACGCTCGAGACATCTTTGCAGCAAGTTCTGGAGGGGCGTTTTCAGGTGGAAAGCCGGCTGATTTTGGAGGCAGAGGTGACGCCGTTTGGCCACGAAGAGCAGAAAGAGCTGTTATGGGCCATCAATGATTTTGTGATTCACCGCAATTTGCTGGATGGTTTATTAACGATCGATACGTATGTAAATGATGATTTTCTGGCTAAATTTAGAGCTGATGGCGTGATTGTGGCTTCGCCCTGCGGTTCAACAGCTTATAATTTTTCTGCAGGAGGTCCCATCCTCAATCCTGTTGCCGATAATTTGATTTTGACGCCTCTATGCAGCCATGCTATGATGGACCGCTCGATCGTGCTGATGGGACAGGATCAGCTGCGGTTTCAGATTGCTGCCTCCAGCAAAGGAAAGGAAGCACTTTTAAGTGCGGATGGAGCGCAGACCATTTCGCTGTCGGAAGGAACATGGATTTCTGTTAAGAAAAGTAAATACACATTTCCCATGGTCAAGCTGCTGCAGCGCAGCTTCTATGAGGTGCTGCAAAAGAAAATGCGGCCTTTATAA
- a CDS encoding LysR family transcriptional regulator, whose translation MNISHLRYAVEVERTGSITRAAENLYMGQPNLSKAIKELENSVGLTLFSRTYHGVSPTAQGKIFLDQAREVLSKIQEMESLYQNRGEAVTFSVCIPRASYASYGIDRFINRLKKDQGFSIDIQETNTMRTLERVVNGECNMGIMRCVKERRAYYMNLIEEKHLSSRSLWSSRFLVVMSQDNPLAEKEKLTLEDLQNGISLEHGDEELPFIVKERHAGKNHQNDKSILVHEKWSQFEMLQKVPGTYMWAAALPASLLKEMKLVQRPCNLEENWLEDILIYPEYYHMTELDKAFISSLEEMKAEIED comes from the coding sequence ATGAATATTTCTCATTTACGATATGCAGTGGAGGTCGAAAGAACAGGCTCCATTACACGGGCAGCAGAAAATCTCTATATGGGGCAGCCTAATTTGAGCAAGGCAATTAAAGAGCTTGAAAATTCAGTTGGGCTTACGCTCTTTAGCCGAACCTATCACGGCGTATCGCCAACCGCACAGGGCAAGATTTTCTTGGATCAGGCCAGAGAGGTGCTGAGCAAAATTCAGGAAATGGAATCTCTTTATCAAAACAGGGGAGAGGCCGTGACCTTTTCTGTTTGCATTCCCAGAGCCAGCTATGCTTCCTATGGGATTGACCGGTTTATCAATCGCCTTAAAAAGGATCAGGGCTTCAGCATTGATATTCAAGAGACAAATACAATGCGTACGCTGGAGCGCGTGGTAAATGGCGAATGCAATATGGGGATTATGCGCTGCGTCAAGGAGCGCAGGGCTTATTATATGAATTTGATCGAGGAAAAGCACTTAAGCAGCCGCTCTCTGTGGAGCAGCCGTTTTTTGGTTGTGATGTCGCAGGATAATCCGCTGGCGGAAAAAGAGAAGCTTACGCTTGAGGACCTGCAGAATGGCATTAGTCTGGAACATGGCGATGAGGAGCTTCCGTTTATTGTAAAAGAGCGGCATGCCGGCAAGAATCATCAGAACGATAAAAGTATTCTGGTGCATGAGAAGTGGAGTCAGTTTGAAATGCTGCAGAAGGTTCCGGGAACATATATGTGGGCAGCGGCGCTGCCGGCATCGCTGTTAAAAGAAATGAAGCTGGTGCAAAGACCATGCAATTTGGAAGAGAACTGGCTGGAGGATATTTTGATTTATCCGGAGTATTATCATATGACAGAACTGGACAAAGCATTTATAAGCAGCTTAGAAGAAATGAAAGCAGAGATAGAAGATTGA
- a CDS encoding (2Fe-2S) ferredoxin domain-containing protein: MKVTICIGSSCHLKGSREIVEILQKLVEENHLEDQVTLNGAFCMGNCMHGVSVKIGEELFSVQPETARSFFENEVKPRLS; the protein is encoded by the coding sequence ATGAAAGTTACAATTTGTATCGGCAGCAGCTGTCATTTAAAAGGATCTCGTGAGATTGTTGAAATTCTTCAAAAATTAGTAGAAGAAAATCATCTGGAAGATCAGGTAACTCTGAACGGCGCTTTTTGCATGGGAAACTGTATGCACGGTGTCAGCGTAAAAATCGGTGAAGAGCTCTTCTCCGTACAGCCCGAAACGGCTCGCAGTTTCTTTGAAAATGAAGTAAAGCCCCGTTTAAGCTAA
- a CDS encoding 4Fe-4S binding protein, which translates to MDCKNCYKCIRHCPVKSIRFSSGKAQIIDTECILCGQCYLVCPQNVKIIRDDLDKAKNLIRQGAPVYASIAPSFVANYPGATIASMRKALKALGFADAQETAIGAEIVKTYYDQMIDEEKADVLISSCCHSINLLIQKHYPEALPYLAPVLSPMQAHCRQIKKEFPEAKTVFIGPCISKKDEGDQYPGIVDCVLTFPELTKWLLEAGIQIDAVTDEETAKARSRIFPTSGGILRSMFQQNSNYSYLALDGVENCKNAIEEVLRGNLNHCFIEMSACSGSCISGPAMEKNAASPVMNYKRVSDYAGEESFGVSLPPLDDIHKAFHSMEIHPALPDEAAILDILRKMGKNTEADELNCGSCGYNTCREKAIAVFQGKADLNMCLPFLKEKAESFSDTIIKNTPNGIIVLNEQLEVQQINAAARKLMNIRNISDVLGDQVVRILDPNIFLEVLENGRNIYARRVYLAEYRRYVEQTVIYDRSYHVLMSFMRDVTDEEAQRTQKESISQQTIEITDKVIDKQMRVVQEIASLLGETTAETKIALTKLKESLKDE; encoded by the coding sequence ATGGACTGTAAAAACTGCTATAAATGTATCCGGCACTGTCCGGTAAAATCCATCCGCTTTTCCTCTGGGAAAGCACAGATTATTGACACGGAATGTATTCTTTGCGGCCAGTGCTATTTAGTCTGTCCTCAAAATGTAAAAATCATCCGTGATGATCTTGATAAAGCGAAAAACCTAATCCGTCAGGGTGCCCCTGTTTATGCCAGTATCGCACCCTCTTTTGTGGCCAACTATCCGGGGGCTACGATCGCCTCTATGCGCAAAGCGCTAAAAGCTTTAGGTTTTGCAGATGCTCAGGAAACTGCGATCGGCGCCGAAATCGTTAAAACCTATTATGATCAGATGATTGACGAAGAAAAAGCAGATGTGCTCATATCCTCTTGCTGTCACTCTATCAATCTGCTCATTCAAAAGCATTATCCTGAGGCTCTTCCTTATTTGGCTCCCGTACTTTCCCCGATGCAGGCGCATTGCCGCCAGATCAAAAAGGAATTTCCTGAGGCCAAGACTGTCTTTATTGGCCCCTGCATCTCTAAAAAAGACGAAGGTGATCAATATCCCGGTATCGTCGATTGTGTTCTCACCTTCCCTGAACTGACTAAATGGCTTTTAGAAGCAGGTATTCAAATTGATGCCGTCACTGATGAAGAGACTGCCAAAGCAAGATCCCGTATCTTCCCCACCTCCGGTGGTATCCTGCGCAGCATGTTCCAGCAAAATTCCAATTATTCTTATCTAGCGCTGGACGGCGTAGAAAATTGTAAAAATGCCATCGAAGAAGTGCTCCGGGGCAATCTTAATCACTGCTTTATTGAAATGTCTGCTTGTTCCGGGAGCTGCATCAGCGGCCCTGCTATGGAGAAAAACGCGGCTTCTCCCGTTATGAATTATAAACGGGTATCTGATTATGCCGGAGAAGAGAGCTTTGGCGTTTCCCTTCCGCCGCTCGACGATATTCATAAGGCATTCCATTCCATGGAGATCCATCCTGCACTTCCTGATGAAGCTGCTATATTGGATATTCTGCGAAAAATGGGAAAAAATACCGAAGCTGACGAATTAAACTGCGGAAGCTGCGGCTACAATACCTGCCGTGAAAAGGCGATCGCTGTTTTTCAGGGAAAGGCTGATCTGAACATGTGTCTTCCCTTCTTGAAAGAAAAGGCAGAATCCTTCTCCGATACCATTATTAAAAACACGCCCAATGGCATCATCGTTTTAAATGAACAGCTGGAGGTTCAGCAAATCAATGCCGCCGCCCGTAAGCTCATGAATATTCGCAATATCAGTGATGTTCTGGGGGATCAGGTTGTGCGTATTCTGGATCCGAATATCTTTCTTGAGGTTCTGGAAAATGGCCGCAATATTTATGCGCGCCGTGTGTATCTTGCTGAATACCGCCGCTATGTAGAGCAGACAGTTATCTATGACCGCAGCTATCATGTCCTCATGAGTTTTATGCGTGATGTAACGGACGAGGAAGCACAGCGCACGCAAAAGGAAAGCATCAGCCAGCAGACGATTGAGATCACAGATAAGGTGATCGATAAACAAATGCGCGTTGTACAGGAAATCGCTTCTCTCTTGGGTGAAACAACAGCTGAAACCAAAATCGCGCTCACCAAGCTGAAGGAGTCGTTGAAAGATGAATAA
- a CDS encoding SpoIIE family protein phosphatase: MNNLCTDIGYYSLNKKGENLCGDRVEVVPQGSNSTVVVLADGLGSGVKANILSTLTSKIISTMMAANMSIEDCVHTIISTLPVCQVRGVAYSTFTIIRVVENEYAEIIQFDNPDVILLRDGVHLDYPKQLLQIEGKNVYKSRIRLQEYDTFIMMSDGAIYAGIGEELNYGWQRDNIIDFMEVMYDKDYTAKTLSTILLNECNKLYGYMPGDDTTVCTIKLRKRNPMNLMIGPPADPQDVNKMMSLFFSKEGKHIVSGGTTSTLAAAYLGTVVDTGLPLYLDPDIPPTSKIKGVDLVTEGVITINRVVEYAKNYLEDNESYSQWSYKKDGASLISRLLFEEATDINFFVGRAMNPAHQNPDLPINFNIKMRLVDELCTCLRKMGKQVKISYF, encoded by the coding sequence ATGAATAATCTATGTACGGATATCGGCTACTACAGCCTGAATAAAAAAGGGGAAAACCTTTGCGGCGACCGCGTGGAGGTTGTTCCACAGGGCAGCAACTCTACTGTAGTCGTATTAGCAGATGGTTTGGGAAGCGGCGTAAAGGCTAATATCCTCTCTACCCTAACTTCTAAAATCATTTCTACTATGATGGCCGCCAATATGAGCATCGAGGATTGTGTACATACGATCATTTCAACACTGCCCGTTTGTCAGGTGCGCGGTGTGGCCTACTCGACCTTCACCATTATTCGCGTGGTAGAAAATGAATATGCTGAGATCATCCAGTTTGATAATCCGGATGTCATTCTGCTGCGCGACGGCGTTCATCTGGATTATCCCAAGCAGCTTCTTCAGATTGAAGGTAAGAATGTTTATAAATCCCGCATTCGCCTTCAGGAATATGATACCTTTATTATGATGAGTGACGGCGCTATTTATGCCGGCATCGGAGAAGAGCTGAATTATGGCTGGCAGCGTGACAACATCATCGATTTTATGGAGGTCATGTATGACAAGGATTATACGGCCAAAACGCTGAGCACCATTCTACTCAACGAATGTAATAAGCTCTATGGATACATGCCCGGCGATGATACCACTGTTTGTACGATTAAACTGCGCAAGCGAAATCCTATGAATTTAATGATCGGACCTCCTGCAGATCCGCAAGATGTCAATAAAATGATGTCTCTTTTCTTTTCCAAGGAAGGAAAACATATCGTTTCCGGCGGCACCACCTCTACTCTTGCGGCCGCCTATCTGGGAACCGTCGTGGATACCGGTCTGCCGCTCTATCTGGATCCGGATATTCCGCCTACCAGTAAAATCAAGGGAGTGGATCTGGTTACCGAAGGTGTAATTACGATTAACCGAGTAGTGGAATATGCAAAAAACTATCTTGAGGATAATGAAAGCTATTCCCAGTGGAGCTATAAAAAAGACGGCGCTTCTTTGATCTCTCGCTTGCTCTTTGAAGAAGCAACCGATATCAATTTCTTTGTTGGCCGCGCCATGAACCCGGCTCATCAAAATCCGGATCTGCCCATCAATTTTAATATCAAGATGCGCCTGGTCGATGAGCTTTGTACCTGTCTGCGCAAGATGGGTAAACAAGTCAAAATCAGTTATTTCTAA
- a CDS encoding 4Fe-4S binding protein, whose protein sequence is MIKYDTHVQHLKYRVLQSVARHHWQGDLSDSITEILKTEIIPGKKATMRCCVYKERAIAAERVKLAMGGNKSNPNVIEVIDIACDECPVGGYAVTDACRGCIAHRCELACKRGAISFDMHQRAVIDKDKCVECGACSKVCPYSAIKNYKRPCETACKVNAISMNEDKAASIDDNKCISCGACVYQCPFGAIMDKSFMLNAIDFLKGSENNQKYKVYAVVAPSIASQFTQVKLGQVITGIKELGFFSVIEAAWGADLVAYQESAELAEKGFLTSSCCPAFVDYVKKNFPKLIDHISHNLSPMAAIAQKMKEADPDCKIIFIGPCTAKKKEFQLESVRPYIDCVLTFEELQALFGSRDIELESLPEDVLDNASYYGRIFARSGGLADAVRQALKEHGMEDYDYRPISCDGIEACRMALLKANAGKLPENFIEGMACTGGCIGGAGCLTHEEKDKRQVDVYGREALEKTISDAIHVLK, encoded by the coding sequence ATGATTAAGTACGATACACATGTACAGCATTTAAAATATCGTGTACTTCAATCTGTTGCCCGGCACCACTGGCAGGGCGATCTGAGTGATTCTATTACCGAAATTTTAAAAACAGAGATCATCCCCGGCAAAAAAGCGACGATGCGCTGCTGCGTCTATAAAGAGCGCGCCATTGCGGCGGAGCGGGTTAAGCTTGCTATGGGCGGCAATAAATCCAATCCTAACGTCATTGAAGTCATTGATATTGCCTGCGACGAGTGTCCTGTCGGCGGATATGCCGTGACCGATGCCTGCCGCGGATGTATCGCCCATCGCTGCGAGCTTGCCTGCAAGCGGGGCGCCATCTCTTTTGATATGCATCAGCGGGCTGTCATTGATAAGGATAAATGTGTAGAATGCGGTGCCTGCAGCAAGGTTTGCCCTTATTCTGCCATCAAAAACTACAAACGCCCCTGTGAAACTGCTTGTAAGGTGAATGCTATCTCCATGAATGAGGACAAAGCTGCTTCGATTGATGACAATAAATGCATCTCCTGCGGCGCCTGCGTATATCAGTGTCCCTTTGGTGCTATCATGGATAAATCGTTCATGCTGAATGCAATTGATTTTCTTAAGGGTAGCGAAAATAACCAGAAATACAAGGTATATGCTGTGGTTGCCCCTTCTATTGCCAGCCAGTTCACACAAGTGAAGCTAGGACAGGTGATCACCGGCATCAAAGAGCTTGGTTTCTTCAGCGTCATTGAAGCGGCCTGGGGTGCTGATCTGGTTGCTTATCAGGAATCTGCCGAGCTGGCCGAAAAAGGCTTTTTGACAAGCTCCTGCTGCCCCGCCTTCGTTGATTATGTGAAAAAGAATTTCCCCAAGCTGATTGATCATATTTCCCACAATCTTTCTCCGATGGCAGCGATTGCACAAAAAATGAAAGAAGCCGATCCTGACTGTAAGATTATCTTTATCGGCCCCTGCACCGCTAAGAAAAAAGAATTTCAGCTGGAAAGCGTACGGCCTTATATCGACTGTGTATTGACCTTCGAGGAGCTGCAGGCTCTGTTTGGCAGTCGCGACATCGAGCTGGAATCTCTCCCGGAAGATGTGCTGGATAATGCTTCTTATTATGGCCGTATCTTTGCCCGCAGCGGCGGTCTGGCCGATGCTGTCCGTCAGGCTCTGAAGGAGCATGGCATGGAGGATTACGATTACCGGCCTATCTCCTGTGATGGAATTGAGGCGTGCCGTATGGCTCTCTTAAAAGCCAATGCCGGTAAGCTGCCTGAGAATTTCATTGAAGGCATGGCCTGTACCGGTGGGTGTATCGGCGGCGCCGGTTGCCTAACGCATGAAGAAAAGGATAAACGTCAGGTTGACGTCTATGGCCGTGAGGCTCTGGAAAAGACGATCAGTGACGCGATTCATGTTTTAAAGTAA